The Streptomyces collinus DNA segment GATCAGGGTGCGGGAGTCGAAGGTCTCGTCTCCGCCGGTCAGGTCGAGTTCGATGGTGTAGCGGTGGACGTCGAGGAGCTCTGCTCGGGTCTGCGCTTCGTCGCGCGTCAGTACGGACATGCGAGACATGCTGCCTGATGGCGTCGGCGACGCACAGAGGCGGATCGGTACGTGCCCAATGTCCGGTCTACGTGCGGTCCTTTTCGAGTTCCCCGGCGTGCGCCCCCATGGGTCGCTGTGTCGGTACGCGCGCGTCGGGGTGCGGCAGGCCGGGGCGGGGGTGTGCGGCGGTCTCGGTGTGCTCCCCGGTGAGGGCGCGCAGGCGGCGCACTTCCCGTTCGAGGGCGAGGTGGCGCCGGTGGGCGTCGTAGAGGTAGCGGACCTTGGTGCGCAGGGCCCAGGGGTCGACGGGTTTCAGGACGAGGTCGGCGACGCCGAGGCCGAAGGCGGTGGTGGTCAGTTCGTGGTCGGCGCCGAAGCCGGTGAGCAGGATGACGGGGATGTGCTGGGTCTGTTCCACGCGCCGCATGTAGCGCACGACCTCCAGTCCGCTGACGCCGGGCATGCGGACGTCGAGCAGGAGCAGGCCGACCTGGCCGCGCAGCACCTGTTTGAGTGCCTCGTCGCCGCTGGTGGCCCGGCCGAGCTGATAGCCCAGCGGGGCCAGGGCGCTCTCCAGCGCGTACAGCGTGTCCTCGTGGTCGTCGACGATGAGGATCCTGGTATCCGACGGCATGGCCCGACGCCCCTCCCTCGTGGAGGACCAGAGTAAGTCCGGGACGCTGACGGGGTGTGCTCGTCAGCTGACATGCTGTGCACAGCGCAGCATGCCGCGTGCGGGCCGCCGTGTCACTCCCCCCGGGGCGTGCGTGAGGTCAGTTGGCGCCGGTGGCGGAGCCGTTGAGCGTCTCGTCCGCGATGCGCTCGTGGTGGCGGATGACCTCGGCGACGATGAAGTTGAGGAACTTCTCGGCGAAGGCCGGGTCGAGCTTGGCGTTTTCGGCCAGGGAGCGCAGCCGGGCGATCTGGCGGGCCTCGCGGGCCGGGTCGGCGGGCGGCAGCTGGTGCCGGGCCTTGAGGTGGCCGACCTGCTGGGTGGCCTTGAAGCGCTCGGCGAGCATGTGGACGACGGCCGCGTCGATGTTGTCGATGCTGTCGCGCAGCCGGGCGAGCTCTTCGCGGACGGCGGGGTCGGCGTCGGGGGAACCGGTGTTGCTGGTGGTCATGGGGCGTCAGCCTACGGGGATCACGCGGGGTGGCCGCCGGCCGTCTCATCCTTCGGCGGTGAGAGTCGTTTGTGGAAGTAGATGTCCTCGTGGCCGCCGGGGACGCCCCGGATGCGGGCCCGTTCCTTGAAGCCGAGCGTCGGGTAGAAGGCGGGTGCCTGGAAGCTGTACGTGGAGACGATCATGTCGGTGCAGCCGCGCCGGGCCGCCTCGGCCTCCGCCGCGCGCATCAGCCGGCTTCCCCAGCCGGAGTGGCGCCGGCCCTCCCGGATCCAGAGCATGTCCACGGAGCACAGGGTGCCCCAGGTCCAGGCGGTGAGCCCGCCGACGAGGTCGCCGGTGTCGTCGGTGACGCGGACGGAGAGGGGTTCGGTGACGGCGCCGCCGGCTGCGGCGGTGTTGAGGGCGGTCAGCTCCTCGTCGAGCCGTTTTTCGAGGTCGTCGTCCTGGCCGCCCACCCGGAGCGAGGCGGCGACGGTGTGCTGTTCGCTGGTCACGGCGCGGATTCTGCCGGAGGTGCCGGGGGGTGACGACTGGTTTTCGCCGTCCGTGCGCCCGTCCGCCGCGAGGGGGCGGCGACCGGCTTTCGCCGTCTGCGCGCCGGTCCGCGAGGGGGCTCGTCCTCGTACAGTGGAACCGGGTTCCGGGGCGTCCTTGGGGGTGAGGCGTGGCGAGCGACGGGCCGGTCGAGCACGGTTACCCGCATCTGGAGACGGTGCGGGCCGCCATCACGGCGCTGTACAAGCGGCTGTCGTACGACACCGTCCGGACGTTCGAGACCAGCGTGCTCCCCGTCGACGTGGCGTTCTGCGACACCGACGACCTGTATCTGGGGGCGCAGCGGGTGGCGCACGAGCTGGTGCGGCACTACCGGCTGCCGGATGCCCGGCTGATCGTGAGTTTCCGGGAGATGCGGCACGCGGCGAACGTGGAGCTGGCGGCGGGGCCGGAGTACTTCGTGGAGCTGAACGACCGGTTCCGTACGCATCGGCGGGACATCGGGGCGGCCCTCGCGCACGAGGTGATGCACGTGTACCTGCATCGTCTGGACCTGTCCTTCCCGGGCGTCCGGGACAACGAGATCCTCACGGACACGGCGACGACGTATCTGGGCGCGGGGTGGCTGCTGCTGGACGCGTACCGGGAGGACGGGGCGTCGTCGCAGAAGCTGGGGTATCTCACGCCGGAGGAGTTCGGGTACGTGCTGGCCAAGCGGGCGCTGGCCTTCGGTGAGGACCCGTCGGTGTGGTTCACCAGTGCGCAGGCGTACACGGCGTACGTGAAGGGGATGGAGCTGGCCCGCCTCGACGAGCGGCAGCCGCCGCTGACGGCGGCGGGTTGGGCGGGGCGCCGGCGGTACGCCCGGGACCGGCGGCACGGGTCGTCGGGTCCGCCGCAGCCGGGCGTGCGGTACGCGTTCTCCCCTGACGGGGGCGGGCGGTTGCGGGTGTCGTTCCCCTGCCCCACGTGCCACCAGCGGATCAGGGTGCCGGTACGGGGCCGGGTCCGGGCCCGGTGCGCGCTGTGCCGCAGCGTGCTGGAGTGCGACACGTAGGGCGGGCCGGGTGGGAGTTCACGCGCCCGGTCCCGGTCGTCAGTGCCGGTGATCGCCGCTGGTGATCTGCCGGTACTCCTCCACCGTCGGCTTCTCGATCCGCGCGTCGGGCCCGAACATGGCCTTGGCGAGGCGGGCTCGCAGTCGCTCGGAGCGCTTGACCTTGCGGCGGACGCCTCCCGCGTCGACCTCGCGCCCGACCTCGTACGGCGGGTTCTGCTCGTGCTGGGTGAGCGTGTGCAGCTCGGCCTGCGCGAGGGGCTCGTGGACCTCGATGTACTCGCCGGTCGGCAGCCGTTTGATGGTGCCGGTCTCCCGGCCGTGCAGGACTTTGGCGCGGTCGCGGCGCTGCAGGCCCATACAGATCTTCTTCGTGACGATGAACGCGGCGACCGGCAGCACGAACACGCCGATCCGCACGAACCAGGTGATCACGTTGATGGACAGATGCAGATGGGTGGCGACGATGTCGTTGCCGCCGCCGATCAGCAGCACCCCGTACAGGGTCAGCCAGGCCACGCCGAGGCCGGTGCGCACGGGTGCGTTGCGCGGCCGGTCGAGGATGTGGTGCTCGCGTTTGTCGCCGGTGATCCAAGCCTCGATGAAGGGGTAGAGGCCGAGCGCGAGCAGGATCAGGGGGAAGAGGGAGAAGGGAATGAACACGCCGAGGGCGAGGGTGTGGCCCCAGAGGTTGATCTCCCATCCCGGCATCACCCGGATCAGGCCTTCGGAGAAGCCGAGGTACCAGTCGGGCTGGGCGCCGGTGGTGACCAGGTCGGGGCGGTAGGGGCCGAAGGCCCACACGGGGTTGATCTGGGCGATCGCGCCCATCACCGTCAGGACGCCGAAGACGAGGAA contains these protein-coding regions:
- a CDS encoding response regulator, which produces MPSDTRILIVDDHEDTLYALESALAPLGYQLGRATSGDEALKQVLRGQVGLLLLDVRMPGVSGLEVVRYMRRVEQTQHIPVILLTGFGADHELTTTAFGLGVADLVLKPVDPWALRTKVRYLYDAHRRHLALEREVRRLRALTGEHTETAAHPRPGLPHPDARVPTQRPMGAHAGELEKDRT
- a CDS encoding chorismate mutase, which produces MTTSNTGSPDADPAVREELARLRDSIDNIDAAVVHMLAERFKATQQVGHLKARHQLPPADPAREARQIARLRSLAENAKLDPAFAEKFLNFIVAEVIRHHERIADETLNGSATGAN
- a CDS encoding GNAT family N-acetyltransferase; this translates as MTSEQHTVAASLRVGGQDDDLEKRLDEELTALNTAAAGGAVTEPLSVRVTDDTGDLVGGLTAWTWGTLCSVDMLWIREGRRHSGWGSRLMRAAEAEAARRGCTDMIVSTYSFQAPAFYPTLGFKERARIRGVPGGHEDIYFHKRLSPPKDETAGGHPA